TGACGTACAGCGCGGCGATCACCGCGAGGACGAGGTGCAGCAGCGACCGCCGCAGCCCGCGAAGTTCCGTTCTCATCGGGCCTGCCTGTTCCTGAACGCGCCGAAGACGAGGCCGCTGGCCACCATGAGGAAGGCGGCGAGCACGAAGCTCATGGCCGAGGCGGTGCCCATGTCGAACTGCCGCAGGCCGGTCTCGGCGATGAGGTAGATCGCGGTCTTGGTCTGGTCGGCCGGCGCGCCGACGGTGATCAGGTACGACTGGCCGAACATGTTGGCCGAGGCGAGGATCGTCGAGTTGACCACGAAGAGCGTCACCGGCCGCAGGCCGGGCAGCGTGATCGACCGGAACCGGTGCCGGGCCCCGGCGCCGTCGACCATCGCCGCCTCGTACAACTCCCTCGGGATGTCCTGCAGCCCGGCGAGGAAGATCACCGAGTTGAGCCCGAGTGTCCACCAGACGGTCACGCCGACCAGCGCGACCCATGCCCAGGGGAGGTCCGTCGTCCACTGCACGTCGAGACCGAGGTAGTGGTTGACCAGGCCGATGTTGCCGTCGAGCAGGAAGCGCCACAGCAGGCCGACCACCGCGACGCCCAGGACGTACGGCGCGAAGTAGACGGCACGGTAGAGGTTGCGGCCGCGGAACCGGCCGTTCATGAGCAGCGCGACGAGCAGCGGCAGCACGATCAGCAGGGGCACCGAGAACACGGTGAAGATCCCGGTGGCCTTCATCGCGGTCCAGAACCGCGACCCGTCCACGCTGGACGGGTCGAACAACTCGGCGTAGTTGGACAGGCCGACGAACGGCTTGGCGGGCACGTTGATGTCCCACTCGTGCAGGCTGGTCCAGAAACCGAACCCGATCGGCAGCACCATGAAGACCGCGAACAGCAACAGGTAGGGCGCGAGGAAAGCCCACGGCGTCCAGGGGCGCATCCGGCGCACGCGCGCGGCGCCGGGGGAGGCGGCCGCCCCCGGGCTCCCCGCCGTCCCCGCGCCCGCCGGGGAGCCGGGGTCGCGCGCGGCCGTGCCGGCACCGGCGGGCACGCTCACTTCGCGTACTTCCTCTTGTTGTCCGCGAGCAGCTTGTCGGCCGTGGCGACGCCCTCCTTCAGCGCGTCCGCGGGGGAGGCCTGCTTGAGCACCGCCTTGGCCACGGCGAGCTCCAGCGCCTTGGTCTGCACGTCGCCGACGCCCGGCAGCGGCGGGATGAAGTGGAAGGCGTCGAGGTCGTCCGCCAGGGCGATCTGCGGCAGCGAGGCCACCTGCGGGTCCTGGCGGACGGAGTTGCGGGCCGGGATCATGCCGGCCTTCGCCCACTCGGTGGACTGCTTGGACATGTAGTCGACGAAGAACTTGGCCGCCTGCATCTTGTTCGCGTCCCGGCCCGCCTGGGACGTCAGCACGAAGTTGTGCGAGGCGCTCCACACGGCCGGTGTGCCGCCGATGTTCGGCACGGGCGACAGCTCCCACTTCAGGTCCGGCGCGTTGGTCTTGAGGTCGTTGATCTGCCAGATGCCGTCCCAGGTGAGGCTGACCTTGCCGTTCTTGAACGCCGCGTACTGGCTGTCGATCGCGACCTTGTCCGGGCTGAAGCCCTTGTCGATCTGCTCGACCATCCAGGCGAGGGCCTGCTCCCCGGCGTCCGAGCCCCACAGGGCCCGCAGGCCGTCCTCGCTGTAGAGCTGTCCGCCGAACTGCCAGACCAGGCTCATGAACATCAGGTGGGCGGGCCACTTGCTCGGCATCCAGAAGGGGTGCTCGACGCCGGCGTCCTTCAGCCCGCCGAGCGCCTCGGCGTACGCCGCCTTGTCGGCCGGGGCCTCCTTCAGGCCGATCTTGCCGAGATGGCCGGCGTTCCAGTAGTCGCCCAGGCAGTGGACGTCGAGCGGCACGCTGTACCGCTTGCCGTCGTAGACGCCGGCCTGCCAGACGGCCGGGATGAAGTCCGACTCGGTGAGCCCGAGCGCGCCGACCACGTCGTCGAGCGGGACCAGCACCTGCCGCGCGGCGAACGTGCTGATCCAGTCGTTGTGGATGACGGCGACGTCGGGGCCCTTGCCGGCGGCGATCGCGGTCGGCACGGCCGGGTAGAGGTCGGCCCATTGCCGGGTGACGTTGCGCACCTCGATCCGGCCGCTGTAGGCCTTGTTGAACGCGTCGAGCATGGCGCGCATGTGCGGGCCGTCGCCGCCGGTGAAGCCGTTCCAGAAATCGAGCGTGACCTTGGGCCCGGAGTACTCCCCGCCGGAGAACGTCGCCGCGGGCGACTGCGCGGCCTCGCCCGCGCCGAGCTTGGTGCCGCCGCCACACGCGGTCACCGCGGCGGCCAGACCGGTGGCGCCGGCGAGGCCGAGGAACGAGCGGCGGGACAGGGAATGTGTCATGGTGCTACTCCTGGGGGGATGCAGGGGCAAAGCGGACAAGGGTCCACGAGACAGGGTGAAGCGTGAGCTCCGCGCGCCGGCCGTTCATCCGCAGGCCGGTGCCGGGCCGCGGGGTCACGCGGCCGGGGGCGGCGGCCGTGTTGGCCGCCGACGGATCGCCGTCGGCGATCTCCAGGTGCTCGACCGGCCGTACGGGCGCGCGCAGCTCCACATCCAGGCGGCAGGGACCGCGGCGGTCCCGGTTCACCACGAACAACGCGATCTCCCCGGTCGCGTCGTCGTGCGTCGCGGTCGCCCAGATCGCGGGGGCCTCGCCGTACCGGGCGGTGGAGATCGCCGGGCCCTCGGGCTCGACCCGCAGCACCTCGCCGTGGGCGTGCCGGGCCGTCAGCGCGAACGGATGAAAGATCGTCTGCCGCCACGCCGGCCCGCCGGGCTCGGTGCGGATCGGCGCGATCACATTGGCCAGTTGCGCCTGGCAGGCGATCTTGACCCGGTCGGCGTTGCGCAGCAGGGCGATCAGCAGGCTGCCGACCACGACGGCGTCGGTCACGTCGTAGGTGTCCTCGATCAGCCGCGGCGCCTCGGCCCAGTCCAGTGACGACTCGCCCTTGAAGCGGCTCTGGTACCAGACGTTCCACTCGTCGAAGGACAGGCCGATCTTCTTGCGGCTGCGCAGCTTCGCGCCGACGTGGTCCGCGGTGGCCGCGATCGAACGGATCATGTGGTCCATGTCCGAGGCGCTGGCCAGGAACGAGTCGACGTCGCCGTCGGAGGGGTCGTAGTAGGCGTGCAGCGACACGTGGTCGACCAGGTCGTAGACGGCCTCCAGCACCTCCGCCTCCCAGGCCGCGAAGGTCGGCATCCCGCTGTTGGAGCTGCCACAGGCCACCAGCGACAGGCCCGGGTCGAACCGCTTGAGCGCGCGGGCCGTCTCGGCCGCGAGCCGGCCGTACTCGGCTGCGGTCTTGTGCCCGAGCTGCCACGGCCCGTCCAGCTCGTTGCCCAGGCACCACAACCGGATGTCGTACGGCTTGTCCGCGCCGTGCGCCCGGCGCAGCTCCGACATCCGGGTGCCGCCGGGGTAGTTCGCGTACTCGACGAGCTGGAGAGCCTCGGTGACACCGCGGGTGCCGAGGTTCAGCGCCATCATCGGCTCGACGCCGGCCTTGCCGGCCCACGTCATGAACTCGCCCAGCCCGAACCGGTTGCTCTCGACGCTCCGCCAGGCGAGGTCGAGCCGGGACGGCCGGTCCTCGACCGGGCCCACGCCGTCCTCCCACTGGTAGTTGGAGACGAAATTGCCCCCGGGGTACCGGACGAGCGTGACGCCCAGCTCGCGCGTCAGCGCAAGCACGTCCGTGCGGAAGCCGTCGGCGTCGGCGGCCGGGTGGCCGGGCTCGTAGAGGCCCGTGTAGACGCACCGTCCCATGTGCTCGACGAACGAGCCGAACAGGCGGGGTTCGACCGGGGCGATCCGGAAGGCGGGGTCAAGGGTCAGACGAGCCGGGGACGCCAAAGCACGACCTCTCTGTTGACGCTTCGTGGTACGACGGTTTGTACAACGTTGTTTCAACGTTGTAAACAGGTCATCCGAGCCTCGATACCAGGGCGTTACGATCGGATGCGGCCGGCCGGGACCCGCCGTGCGACCGAGAGGGGCAGCGTGGAGTGAGCGTGAAGTGGGAGTGAGCCTGCGGGACGTGGCGCTGCTGGCGGGGGTGTCGGTGAAGACGGTCTCCAACGTGGTCAACGGCTACGCCCACGTGTCCCCGGCCACCCGCGCCAAGGTCGAGCGGGCCCTGTCCCAGCTCGACTACCGGCCCAATCTGTCGGCCCGCAATCTCCGGCTCGGCCGGACCGGGGTGATCGCGCTCGCGCTGCCCGAACTCGACGCGCCGTACTTCGCGGAGCTGTCGCGGTTCGTGATCGACGCGGCGGCCGAGCAGCGGTGGCTCGTGGTGATCGAGCAGACCGACGGCAGCCTGCGGCGGGAGCGTCAGGTGCTCGACGGGGTACGCGACCACCGGGTGGACGGGGTCATCCTCAGCCCGGTCTCGATCGGCGCCGAGGAGCTCGCGGCCCGCACCGACGACGCGGCGCTGGTCCTGCTCGGCGAGCGCATCTACGACGGGCCGGCCGACCACGTGGCGATCGACAACGTGCGGGCCGCGCGTGACGTCACCGAGCACCTGATCGGGCTGGGGCGCCGCAGGATCGCGGCGCTCGGCGCGCAGGACAACTCGATCAGCGGCACCGCGCCGCTGCGCCTGGCCGGGTACGCCGAGGCGATGGCGGCGCACGGGCTGCCCCAGACGATCGCCGAGGTCGAGCGCTACCGGCGGGCCGAGGGCGCGGCCGCCATGGCCCGGCTGCTGGCCGCGCCCGAGGCGCCGGACGCGGTCTTCTGCTTCAACGACCTGCTGGCGCTGGGCGCGATGCGCACGATCCTCGCGGCCGGCCTCCGGGTGCCCGAGGACGTCGCGCTGGCGGGCCTGGACGACATCGAGGACGGCCGCTACAGCACGCCGACGCTGACCACGGTGGCGCCGGACAAGGCGCAGCTCGCCCGCATCGCGGTCGACCTGCTGCGGGCCCGCCTGGACGGCCGGGCCGCCGGCCCGCCCCGCGAGGTGCGGGCCGACTACCGCCTCGTCGTACGGGAGAGCACCGCGGGACGGGTCAGGGGCTGAGCTTCTCGTGCGCGTTGCCGTGCCACTCGACGAGCAGCACGGTGGCGTCGTCGTGCAGCCGGTTGTCGTGATACTCCAGCACGGTCCGGATCAGGCGGCGCAGCGTCTCGGGCACCGGCAGCCCGGCGGCGTTCTGCTTGATCATGAACTCGACGAACCGGCCCAGGCCGAACTCGCCGCTGTCGGGGCTGCGCATCTCGGTGATGCCGTCGGTGTAGAGCAGGATGCGGTCGCCGGGCTCCAGTTGCTCGCGGCAGAGTATGACGGGCAGGCCGAGATCGAGGCCCATCGGGTGGGCGGGCGGGCAGTTCAGGGTGGACGTCCAGCGGCCGTGGCGGATCAGCACGGGCGCGTGGTGGCCGCGGTTGACCCAGCTGAACACGCCGGTCTCGAGGTCGAGGTCGCCGATGACCGCCGTCACGAAGCGGTCGCCCCGGCCGAACTCGTCGATCAGCACCCTCTCGATCGCCTCGCTGTTGCGCACCAGGCCCATGTCCTGCCGGCGGTGGTTGCGGCAGGCGGCCACGGCGAGGTTGGCGGTCAGGCCGGCCGACACGTCGTGGCCCATCGCGTCGAAGACCCCGACGTGCGCGAGTGAGCCGAAGGTCGAGTAGTCGAAGGCGTCGCCGCCGATCTCGTACGCCGGTTCGAGCACGGCGCCGATCGTCACCTCCGGCGTGGCGAACGTCAGCGGCGGCATCAGGTTCCACTGCATCTCCGCCGCCACGTTCATCGGGCGGCTGCGGACGAGACGAGCGTGACAGTCGCTGAACGAGCGCTTGCTCACGACGATCAGGGCCACGAGGGACGCCACGTGCCGCATGCGATCCTCGAGCCCGTCGTCCTCCGACGTGGGGGTCATGTGGAGCACGCCGATGCGCTCGGTGCCGTCCAGCAGGGGCACCCACCAGCGGCTCGGGCTGTCGCCCTCCGGGCCGCCCCGCAGCATGCGCACCTCCTGCAGGGCCCGCCCGGCGAGCGTGGTGTCGATCTTGAGCTCCTCCGGCTGGGCGTCCTCCTCGCCGTGGCCGCACAACCGGCGCAGCACGCTCTGCTGCAGGTCGGCCACGTAGACACCGATTTCCTCGAAGCCCGCCTCGCGCCCGTGCCGCCTTATCAGCGACGGTATGTCCTCGAACGCCACCAGATGGCTGTCCTCCAGCATCCCGGCCAGCGCGCGCAGCAGCCCCTGGTCCCGGGAATCGGGGATGCCCTGCTCCATCTGCCCACCCCCGTGGTCCCACCCCACCTACCCACGATGCGTCATCACCCGTGGCGCGAACCGGAACGCAATGACATTTTGGGCAACGCATTACCTCACGCGCGGGCGAACTCGGCGACCCACCGGCGCACCGGCGGGGTCTCGTCGTCGTACACGTCCCGCACGCGCACCGCGCGCAGCCCGCCGGTGGCGAACGCGTCGATCTCGGATCGGGTCAGCGGCACGGCGATCCGCCCCGGCGGGTCGCCGTCCTCCCGGGCGCGGGCCACCACGAGCAGCGTGCCGCCGGGGGCGACCAGCGCGCCGGCCGTGCGGATCGCTCGCGCCCGCAGGTCGCCGCGCAGCACCTGCACCGTGTAGGCCTCGACGACCAGGTCGAACGCCTGCCGCCACTCCTCCGGCGGCGCGAGCAGGTCGGCGGCGACGTACCGGACGGGGGAGCCGGGGAAGCGGCGCCGGGCGGCTCCGACGGCGGAGGGCGACACGTCGAAGGCGGTCACCGCCCACCCCAGGCCGGACAGGTGCTCCGCGTCGTCGCCCATGCCGCACCCCACGACCAGCGCGCTGCGCCCCCCACCGGTACGGCCGCCCGCCCACTCGACCAGGTAGGGGTTGGCCACCAGGTGGGCCCAGGGCACGACCGCCTCACCGCGCTCGGCCGCCGAGTAGAGCGGCTCGAACCAGCCGAGCGGGTCGCCGCTCTCCAGGTGCTCGGCGGCCAGCCGCCGGGCGTACTCGCGGCGCTCTTCCTCCGTCGTGTCGCTCATCGCTCTCCCTGCCCGAGTGATCTCCAGCGGAAGCCTCTCACGCGGGGCGGCGGGTCAGTCGAAGAAGCGGGCCAGCCGCCGCTCCCCGGCGGGCTCCCGGCCGCCCTTCGCGGGGACCAGGTCCGCGAAGACCGTGGACTCGTCACGCGTGACCAGCAGCGGATACCAGCACCGGCCCGCGTCGTCCGGACGGCACAGGTGCTTGAACGTCTGCACGTCGATCAGCCGGACGTGCGTGGGGTCGGCCACCGCGTTGACGTGCCGCCACCAGGGCGCGAGGACGTGCAGCACGCCGCCGGGCCGCAGCACGCGGTGGCACTCGCGCAGCAGGGGCAGGTAGTCGGCCAGGTGCTCCAGCACGTGCACCACGAAGACCTGGTCCACCGACTCGTCCGCCAGCGGCACCCCGCGCGCCAGGTCGGCCAGCACGTCCACCGCCGGGCCGGGACGCAGGTCGACGCCGAGATTGTCGCGGTGCTGCTTGGTGCCGCCGCAGCCGAGGTCGACGACCCGGGGCATGGCGCCCGCGACCCGCACCCTGTCCCACACCGCCAGCACCCCCGCGAGGCGGCCGAGGCGCTCGCGCAGCACGGCGAGGTCGGCGGCGGCCCGCACGTCGCCCTCGACGTGCGCCACCCCGCCGTCGAAGCGGACCCGCACGTCCAGGCCCCGCAGGCGGGAATCGTGCGCCAGCAGGTCCGCCGCCGCATCCTCCAGGTCCCGGTCGACCAGGTCACGCCGCCGCCTGTCCATCCCGCCCACTCCTCGCCGCTCCGGATGACCTGTCGTCTACCCGCGGGAGGCCGGGCCGTACGCATGAGAGCCGGCCGTCACTCGCCGAGCATCTCCACCGTGCCGTGGGCGCCGTCGACTCTGATCTTGTCCCCGTCGCGCACCCGAGTGGTGGCGTTTCCGGTGCCCACCACGGCGGGGATGCCCAGCTCGCGGGCGACGATGGAGGCATGCGACAGCGGCGCCCCGACGTCGGTGACCACGGCAGCCGCGCGTGGGAACAGCGGCGTCCAGCCCACGTTGGTGAGCGTGGTGACCAGGATCTCGCCGGGCTGGAGCCGATGGCCGTCCTCGGGCCGGGCGATCACCCTGGCGACCCCCTCGACCACGCCGGGCGCGCCGGGGAAGCCGGTCACGGTGTCCACGGCCGGGGGGACGGCGCCCCGGGCATCGTAGACGTCGGCGCGTCTGCCGGGGTCGGCCGCCCAGCGGACCGGGTCGAACCTGCCCACGATGAGCGTCGGATAGGGCGGGAGCGCCGCGTACATCCCGTACGTCGCCCGCCGGACGGGCACCCGCTCCAGCGGGGTGGCGTCGCCGCGGAGCACGGCGAGCAGCTCGTCCAGGTAGAGGTGGAACAAGTCGTCGCCGCTGCCGGTCAGCTCGCCGGCCCGCAGGACGAAGGCCCGCAGCACCCAGAACGCGCGGACGACCTCCGACCGGGTGGCCTCGCGATCACGCACCACCTCGGCCCAGCGCGCGACCCCGGCCCGCATCCCGGCCGCGCGGCGGGGGTGGCGCCGGGCGAGCCGCGCCCACGCCTCCTCCCTCGTTTCGCGCTGCCGGGCCAGCAGGCCGTCCGCGCCGGCCCGAATGTCCCGCAGCCCCGCGAGCTGGGCGTCGATCCAGGCGGAGTCCTCCCCGGGGCGCGGGACGGACACCTCGAACTCGTGCGGGCCGCGGTGGCCGTAGAGCCGGGCGAAGGTCTCCCTGGTGATCTCACCCGAGGCCAGCCGGCTCAGCCCCGTGATCAGGCCGAGGCTGGCCAGCTCGCCCTCGCCGGCCGCGCCCGTCAAGATGGCCTCCGCGTCGGCCTCGCCCACCGTCTTGCGCAGCCTGTCGCGGGTGAGGACGAGCGTGCTGCCGTCCTGCCGGCCCGCGGCCTCGAGCATGCGGCAGGCCGTGACGAAATGCGGCTCGACGGACCGCGACCACAGGTCGGCCAGTTCGGGCGCCGACGAGGTGGACCGGATCGCGGCGCGCAGCTCCTCGCATCGCTCCCGGGAGGTGGACAGGAAGGCCCGCATGCCCTTGAGGTTCGCCCTGACCCTGCGCCGGATGCGTACGGCCATCGGCAGCACCGTCGTGATGATCCGCCACCGGGACATCCCGAGCGGCGGCACGTCCAGGCCCGGCGGCAGCCTGCCGAAGACCTGCTCGATCGCGCCGAGCTTGCTCCCCATGCCCAACGCCCGGGCGACGGAGACGGCGATGCTCAGGTTCATGTAGAAACGGCCGCCGATGTTGCCGATCAGGTCGAATCCGGGCAGCGCGGAGGCCGACATGGCCTCGTTGATGAACAGGCGGACGAACGACCAGGTGATGGGCGTCATGACGTCGGGGATGGCCTCACCGAGGTTGCCGGACGTCCACAGGTAGTCGCCCTTGAGACTGTCGTTCCACTCCTCCACCTGAGGCGCGGAAGCAGTGATCGGGCGGGCCTGGACGACGGCGAACGCGCCGGCGTGCCGGACCCACTCCACGTCCATCGGCGTGCCGTAGAGCGACTGGACGCGCGCGCCCAGCTCGGCGAGCGCGAGGGCCTGCGGTTCGGTGAGCACGGGGATCCGGCGCATGTCCTCGGGCACCGGCTCGTCGCGGGTGCCGCCGGGGACGCGGACGGTCATGACCGTCTTGTCCCCGGTCCGCTCCTCGACGACCGCGCCGCCCGAGACGACGACGACGTCGGGGGTCACCTGGCCGCCGACCACGGCCTCGCCCAGGCCCCACGACGCGTTGAGCACGGTCGCGCCGCGGGCGCCGGTGACGGGGTCGGCCGTGAACATGACGCCCGCCGCGTCGGCGTTCACCAGTTCCTGGACCACGACGGCCAGGGCGACGTCGTCGTGCGGCACGCCGTTCGCGTTCCGGTAGGCGATCGCGCGGGCGTTCCACAGGGAGGCCCAGCAGCGCTTGACCGCGTCGAGCAGCCCGTCGGCGGTGACATTGAGGAAGGTGTCCTGCTGCCCGGCGAACGACATCCCGGGGAGGTCCTCCGCGGTGGCGGACGACCGCACGGCCACCGGGACGTCGTGGCCCAGCGCCGCGTGGGCGGCGCGGATCTCCGCGGCGATCGGCTCGGGAACGCGGCGCCCGGAGAACAGGGCCGCGATCCGCTCGGCGTCACCGGACGCGGCGGCGGCCAGTGTCTCCTCGCGGAAGTCCGCAACGAAGGCCCGATAGGCCTCGGTGGTTATGTGGAAGCCGCCGGGGACGGGCAGCCCCGCCCTGGCGAGCGTGGCCAAAGACGCGCCCTTGCCGCCCACGGTGGCGAGGTCGGCGGCGGGATCGTCCAGCGGGATGACAGCCTTCATGTCACGCGCTCCTCGAAGGGCTCAGGGAGTCCGCCAGCTTCCGCCGGGCGACGTCCGCGATCGTGTCGAGATAGTCGAGGGTTGCCTGTCCGACGGCACGCGCCGCGTCGTCGGGCAACGGGCGTCCGGTGCCGGTGGCGCGCTCGATCATGTCGGCGAGCAGCTCGGCGAGTCGCTCCTCCGGCGGGGGCCCTCCGGGAAGGAGCCACGGCACGGTGAGGACCCCGTACATGATCGAGCCGATCACCAGGACGTGGTCACCCGACAGATCTCTGGCCGCGCCCGCCGCGGTCAGCGCGGCGTAGTAGGCGTCGAACGCCTCGCCCATGTTCATCGCGCCGGGGCCCTGCCGCTTCTGCCTGACGAGCTTGCCGAGCACCTCGGAGTCGCCGACCAGCGCCGCTTTGAGCAGCGGCCGGCGCAGCAGGCCGGCGGCGATCCCGGTGAACAGCTCGCGCGGGGTGGTGGGGCGGCTCCGCCGCACCTCCTCGAGCATGTGCACCCGCTCGCGGCGCAGCAGTGCGGCGAAGAGGGCGTCGCGCGTCCTCCAGTGCAGGTAGATCGTGCCCTTGGCGACCCCGGCCTGCCTGGCGACATCGTCGATCGTCGTCTTGTCGTAACCCCAGCGGCCGATCAGCTCGGCGGCGGCGTCGAGGATGCGGTGCGCCCGCTCCATCTGGCGCGCCGGATCCTGTGGCGGCCGTCCCACTCTGGTCATCCGTCCTGCCCCAATTTTTTGACTAGATGACACTATTTGGTCATTTAATTCTCCACAAGAGTCCCGGGGCGGCGCGTACGCCTGGGGGGCCTTTGCGAGGATGAATGAAGGCCGTACGACGGGGGCAGGTGAGCGGTCATGCGCGATCCGCGGGCCGGGGGGACCGGCGGGCAGCGGAGAGGACACGTGGGAGGAGACGCGGACGTGGTGGCGGACAGATCCGGAGCGTACGACGCGAGGGGCGCCTCGCCCGAGCCGCTGACGCCCGAGCCGGACGACGGGGGCCTGGAGGAGATGATCGGCGATGCGGCCGACATCGAGACGCCGGCCGCCGAGACGCCGCCGGCGACCGGGGAGGAGTCGGCGATGCCCGAGCCCGAGCCCGACGTCGGCCCCACCTCGTGATCAGCCGGCGGGGGGTTTGATCCAGTCGAGGGCGCGCTCGACCGCCCGCCGCCAGTTGTCGTACTCGTCGTCGCGCCGCCCGGGGTCCATCGCCGGCGTCCACTGGGCGGCGCGGTGCCAGTTGCGCCGCAGGCCCTCCAGGTCGGGCCAGTAGCCGACGGCGAGCCCGGCGGCGTACGCGGCGCCGAGGGAGACGGTCTCCGCGACCATGGGCCGGACCACCGGCACGTCCAGCACGTCGGCGACGAACTGCATGAGCAGGTTGTCCGACGTCATGCCGCCGTCGACCTTGAGGGTGGTGAGCGCGATGCCCGCGTCGGCGTTCATCGCGTCCACCACCTCGCGGGTCTGCCAGCCCGTGGCCTCCAGCACGGCGCGGGCGAGGTGACCCTTGGTGATGTACGAGGTGAGCCCGACGATGACGCCGCGGGCCTCGCTGCGCCAGTGGGGCGCGAACAGCCCGGAGAACGCCGGGACGATGTAGCAGCCGCCGTTGTCGTCGACCGTGCGGGCCAGGGTCTCGATCTCCGGGGCGGTGCCGATGAGCCCGAGCCCGTCCCTGAACCACTGCACGAGGGCGCCGGTGACCGCGATGGAGCCCTCCAGGGCGTACACCGCGGGCTGGTCTCCGATCTGGTAGCCGACCGTCGTGAGCAGCCCGTGGGTGGAGGCGACCGGCTCGGTGCCGGTGTTGAGCAGCAGGAACGCGCCCGTGCCGTAGGTGCACTTGGCCTCGCCGCGGTGGAAGCAGGTCTGCCCGAACAGCGCGGCCTGCTGGTCGCCGAGCGCGGCCGAGATCCGCACGCCGGGCAGCACCCGCCGGGCCACGCCGTAGATCTCGCTGGACGGGCGGATCCGCGGCAGCATCGCCCGGGGGATGCCGAAGAAGTCGAGCAGGACCGGGTCCCAGTCGAGGTCGCGCAGGTTCATCAGCAGCGTCCGGCTGGCGTTGGTGACGTCGGTGACGTGGACGCCGCCGTCCGGGCCGCCGGTGAGGTTCCAGATGAGCCAGCTCTCCATCGTGCCGAACAGGATCTCGCCGCGTTCCGCGCGCTCGCGCAGCCCGTCGGTGTGGTCCAGCAGCCAGCGGACCGTGGGGGCGGAGAAGTACGTGGCCAGGGGCAGGCCGCAGCGCTCGCGCACCACGTGCGCGTCGGGGCGGCGGGACAGCTCGTCGACCAGGGCGCCGGTCCGGGTGTCCTGCCAGACGACGGCGGGGGTGACGGGCACGCCGGTGCGCCGGTCCCACAGCACCGTCGTCTCCCGCTGGTTGGCGATGCCGACGGCGGCGACCTCGCCGGGCCCGATGCCCGCGTGGGCGAGCGCCTCGGGGCCGATCCGCTCCAGGTTGCGCCAGATCTCGACGGGGTCGTGCTCCACCCAGCCGGGGCGCGGGAAGCGCTGCTTGTGCTCCCGCTGCGTCACCGAGACCAGCCGGCCGCGCTGGTCGAAGAGGATGCACCGGGTCGAGGTGGTGCCCTGGTCGATGGACATGACATAACGCTGGGTCACGGCGGCCTGCCTTAAGGGGCGGATGCGTGTGGGGTGGGGTGGGGTCACCAGCGGGAGGCGCCGAGGTCGCGGGAGACGGCCCGCGCCGCGTCGCGCACATAGCCCACCAGCTCGGGACGGGGACGCCCGCCGGAGTCGCAGATCCGCTCGGTGGCGCCGGAGATGCCCATCGCGCCCACCACGAGACCTCCGTACCCCCGGATCGGGGCCGCCACCCCCGCCTCGCCCATGCCCGTCTCGTCCGCGTCGGACGCCCAGCCGTGCTCGCGCACGGCCGCGAGCA
The sequence above is drawn from the Microbispora sp. ZYX-F-249 genome and encodes:
- a CDS encoding TetR/AcrR family transcriptional regulator, encoding MTRVGRPPQDPARQMERAHRILDAAAELIGRWGYDKTTIDDVARQAGVAKGTIYLHWRTRDALFAALLRRERVHMLEEVRRSRPTTPRELFTGIAAGLLRRPLLKAALVGDSEVLGKLVRQKRQGPGAMNMGEAFDAYYAALTAAGAARDLSGDHVLVIGSIMYGVLTVPWLLPGGPPPEERLAELLADMIERATGTGRPLPDDAARAVGQATLDYLDTIADVARRKLADSLSPSRSA
- a CDS encoding PEP/pyruvate-binding domain-containing protein is translated as MKAVIPLDDPAADLATVGGKGASLATLARAGLPVPGGFHITTEAYRAFVADFREETLAAAASGDAERIAALFSGRRVPEPIAAEIRAAHAALGHDVPVAVRSSATAEDLPGMSFAGQQDTFLNVTADGLLDAVKRCWASLWNARAIAYRNANGVPHDDVALAVVVQELVNADAAGVMFTADPVTGARGATVLNASWGLGEAVVGGQVTPDVVVVSGGAVVEERTGDKTVMTVRVPGGTRDEPVPEDMRRIPVLTEPQALALAELGARVQSLYGTPMDVEWVRHAGAFAVVQARPITASAPQVEEWNDSLKGDYLWTSGNLGEAIPDVMTPITWSFVRLFINEAMSASALPGFDLIGNIGGRFYMNLSIAVSVARALGMGSKLGAIEQVFGRLPPGLDVPPLGMSRWRIITTVLPMAVRIRRRVRANLKGMRAFLSTSRERCEELRAAIRSTSSAPELADLWSRSVEPHFVTACRMLEAAGRQDGSTLVLTRDRLRKTVGEADAEAILTGAAGEGELASLGLITGLSRLASGEITRETFARLYGHRGPHEFEVSVPRPGEDSAWIDAQLAGLRDIRAGADGLLARQRETREEAWARLARRHPRRAAGMRAGVARWAEVVRDREATRSEVVRAFWVLRAFVLRAGELTGSGDDLFHLYLDELLAVLRGDATPLERVPVRRATYGMYAALPPYPTLIVGRFDPVRWAADPGRRADVYDARGAVPPAVDTVTGFPGAPGVVEGVARVIARPEDGHRLQPGEILVTTLTNVGWTPLFPRAAAVVTDVGAPLSHASIVARELGIPAVVGTGNATTRVRDGDKIRVDGAHGTVEMLGE
- the glpK gene encoding glycerol kinase GlpK is translated as MTQRYVMSIDQGTTSTRCILFDQRGRLVSVTQREHKQRFPRPGWVEHDPVEIWRNLERIGPEALAHAGIGPGEVAAVGIANQRETTVLWDRRTGVPVTPAVVWQDTRTGALVDELSRRPDAHVVRERCGLPLATYFSAPTVRWLLDHTDGLRERAERGEILFGTMESWLIWNLTGGPDGGVHVTDVTNASRTLLMNLRDLDWDPVLLDFFGIPRAMLPRIRPSSEIYGVARRVLPGVRISAALGDQQAALFGQTCFHRGEAKCTYGTGAFLLLNTGTEPVASTHGLLTTVGYQIGDQPAVYALEGSIAVTGALVQWFRDGLGLIGTAPEIETLARTVDDNGGCYIVPAFSGLFAPHWRSEARGVIVGLTSYITKGHLARAVLEATGWQTREVVDAMNADAGIALTTLKVDGGMTSDNLLMQFVADVLDVPVVRPMVAETVSLGAAYAAGLAVGYWPDLEGLRRNWHRAAQWTPAMDPGRRDDEYDNWRRAVERALDWIKPPAG
- a CDS encoding methyltransferase domain-containing protein — translated: MDRRRRDLVDRDLEDAAADLLAHDSRLRGLDVRVRFDGGVAHVEGDVRAAADLAVLRERLGRLAGVLAVWDRVRVAGAMPRVVDLGCGGTKQHRDNLGVDLRPGPAVDVLADLARGVPLADESVDQVFVVHVLEHLADYLPLLRECHRVLRPGGVLHVLAPWWRHVNAVADPTHVRLIDVQTFKHLCRPDDAGRCWYPLLVTRDESTVFADLVPAKGGREPAGERRLARFFD